The genomic segment CCGTCGCGCTCCGAAACGGGCTCTACGACGGGGGCGTCCTTCCGGTCCGCCGTCTCCCCCGCCCCGTGGTGAGCGTAGGGAACCTGAGCGCCGGCGGCACGGGGAAAACCCCCGTCACGATGGAACTGATCCGGGAGTTGGTCGGAGCGGGGAGGCGCGCCGCGCTCCTCTCACGGGGTTACGGGCGGCGGGACGAGAGACGGCCCCTCCTGGTCCCGCCGGGACGGCCGCCATCGGAGGGGGACCACCTCCTCTACGGAGACGAGCCCTGCCTCTACCGCCTCCGCTTCCCCGATCTCCCCATCCTTCTCGACCGGGACCGGGTCAGCGCCGGACGACGCGCCGTCGAACGCCACGGCGCGGAGGTCCTCCTCATGGACGACGGGATGCAGCACCGCCGCCTCCACCGGGACCTCGAAATCGTCGTGGTGCCGGGACGCGACCCCTTCGGCGGCGGCCGCCTCCTCCCGCGGGGATTGTTACGCGAACCGCCCGGAGCGATCGCGCGCGCGGACCTGGTGCTCGTCAACGCCACCGTCGACCCGGACGAGGACCTCCAACGCGCGCTGGACCGTCACGGCGCGCCCGAAGACCGCCTCCTCTTCCGCCTCGAGCCGGAGTCGATCGCCGGACCGGACGGCGCGGATATTCCTATCGAAACGCTCCGCGGGCGCGCGGTCCTCGCGGTAAGCGGGATCGGCGACCCGGACCGTTTCATCCGCACATTGGAGGAGGCGGGGGCGCGCGTGGCGGGGAGGCTCGACTACCCGGATCACCATCGATTCCGGCCCGCCGATTATGCGACAATCCGGGAGAGGGTGGAGCGCCTCGGCGCCATCCCGGTGACGACCGAAAAGGACGCCGCGCGGATCGACGGAGAGGAGAGGGCGGGTTGCGGGATCCACGTCCTCCGCGCCGGGGTTCGTTTTCTTGGAGAGGGGGGCGAAATCATCCGCGCCCGCCTGTCCGCGCTTTTCTAGGAGGGGATCATGGCGCGAGGCGCCGCGACCGAGAGCGATTTTCTGGTCCTGGGAAGCGGCATCGCCGGCCTCGTGTTCGCCCTGCGAGCGGCCCGGGCGGGACGGGTCCTGATCCTCACCAAGAAGGAGTCGGTGGAGACCAACACCAATCTGGCTCAAGGCGGGATCGCCGCCGTGATGGGCCCCGACGATTCCTTCGATCTGCACGTGCGGGACACCCTCCTCTGCGGCGAGGGCCTTTCCCGGCCGGAAGCGGTACGCATGATCGTGGAGAGGGGACCGGCGCTTCTCCGCGAATTGGTGGATCGCGGGATCCATTTCTCCCGCAAGGGACGGGGTTTTGATCTCGGCCGGGAAGGGGGGCATTCGCGGCGGCGCATCATCCACGCCAAGGACGCGACCGGCCGGGAAGTGGAGCACGGGCTTCTCGCCGCGGTCCGCGCCGAGCGGAACATCCGCATCCTGGAGCGCCACCACGCCATCGACCTGATCCGGGACGGCCGGGGCGAGATCCGCGGCGCCTGGTCGCTGGACCACCGGAGCGGTCGCGTACGGACCCACCTCGCCCGAACCACGCTGCTCGCCACGGGGGGCGCCGGAAAGGTTTATCTCTATACGACCAACCCGGACATCGCATCCGGCGAGGGGCTCGGCATGGCCTATCGCGCCGGCGCGCGGCTGGCGAACCTGGAGTTCGTGCAGTTCCACCCCACCTGCCTCTACCACCCGAAGGAGAAGTCCTTCCTGATCAGCGAGGCGGTTCGGGGAGAGGGGGCCGTGCTCCGCGCGCTCTCCGGCGATTCTTTCATGGAGCGCTACCACTCCGCCGGATCGCTGGCGCCGCGCGACGTGGTCGCCCGCGCGATCGACAACGAGATGAAGGAGCGCGGCGACCGGCACGTGGTTCTCGATCTCTCGGCGATGACGCCGCGGCGGATCCGGAACCGCTTCCCCAACATCCACGCCCGCTGTCTCTCCCTCGGTATCGACATCACGCGGGAACCGATCCCGGTGGTGCCGGCGGCGCACTACATGTGCGGCGGCGTGATGACCGACGACACGGGGCGGACGAACGTGCCGCGGCTCTTCGCCGCGGGAGAGGTGGCGCACACCGGCGTGCACGGCGCCAACCGCCTCGCCTCGAACAGCCTGCTGGAGGCGCTCGTTTACGCCACCGCCGCCGCGGACGCCGCCTCGGCGGCGCTCGACGGCGCTCCCTTCCCGCGCCGCCTTCCCGCGCCGCCGAACGGCCGGCGGGGACCGGAGGGCCGTCTCGAGATCCTGCACGCCTGGGACCGCGTCCGCCAGCTGATGTGGGACTACGTGGGGATCGTGCGGAGCGTGGATCGCCTGAAAAACGCCCGCCGCTCCCTGACGCCGATCCACCGGGAGGTGGAGGAGTGGTTCGACCGCTTCTCCCTCTCCGGCGATCTTCTCGAACTCCGAAGCATCGCCCTCGTCGGCTCGCTGATCGTCCGCTCCGCGCTCCGCCGGCGCGAGAGCCGGGGGCTGCATTACCTGGAGGACCATCCCGAGCAGGATCCGCGCTGGCGCCGGAACACCATTGTCTACCGGCGCAAATTGGATTAGGTTGGAGGGAGTGCGTGTCCCCCGCGCCGGGTGCGGGTGTCCGGCGCGGAAAGACGCGCGGCGCGCCGGGTCCGGGGAGACCGGGAAGGGGGGGGACGATGAGCGACCACGCCAGCCTGATTCGCGAGACCGCCGTAGCGGGCCTCTTCTATCCGTCCGATCCGAACGAACTCCGTGAGACGATTTTGGGCTACCTCGACGGCGCGGAAACAGAGCCGCCCGCCGGCGCCGTGGTCGGCCTGATCGCGCCCCACGCCGGCTACGTGTACTCCGGCCCGACGGCGGGCCGCGCCTATGCGGCGGTGCGCGGCCGCTCCTACCGGCGGGTGGTGGTGATGGCCCCGTCCCACCGGGCCGTCTTCGACGGCGCCTCGGTCTGGCCCGAGGGAGCCTATCGAACCCCGCTCGGCGACGCCCCCGTGGACGGGGAGGGGGCGCGCCTTTTAGTCGAGCGGGGAGACGGGCTGGTTCGCGCGCTACCGGAGGTCCACAGGGAAGAGCACGCCCTGGAGGTGCAAATCCCCTTCCTACAGGTCGCGCTGGGGAGCTTTTCCCTCGTCCCGCTTATTCTCGGCGACCGGGACCTGGAATTCGCGAAACGTCTCGCCGCGCTCCTCGCCGATTGTTTCGGCGCCGAGGATACTCTTTACGTAGCGAGTTCCGATCTCTCTCATTTTCACGCCTACGACGACGCGGTTCGGATCGACCGGATGCTCCTCGAGCTGGTTCGGAGCGGTGAAACGGAGCGTCTCGCCGCAGCCCTCGACCATGGGGAGACGGAGGCGTGCGGCGCCGGCCCCATTCTCACGCTGGCCCGCGCGTCGGCGGAGCGTTTCGGCGCCCGCCCCCGTCTTCTCGGATACGCCAACTCGGGGGACACCGCCGGCGGACGCCGGGAAGTGGTCGGCTACGCGTCCTTCGCCTTCGTGCGGGAGGAGGAACGATGATCGACGAAAAGGATCGGCGCGGGCTGCTCCTCGTCGCCCGGCGGGCGATCGAGGAAGCGCTCCGAGGCGGGAAACACAAACCTTCCGTTCCGGAGGCGGGGCCCCTCGCCGAGTCGCGGGGCGCCTTCGTTACTCTCACCCGGGCGGGGAGGTTGCGCGGCTGCATCGGTCTCGTGGTCGCCGACCGTCCCCTCGTCGAAGTGGTCGCCGAGATGGCGGCGGCGGCGGCGCTGCACGACTACCGTTTTTCCCCGGTGCGGGAGGAGGAAATCCCCGAGCTGCGCATCGAAATCAGCGCCCTCACGCCGCTGGAGCCGGTCCGCGGCCCGGAGGAGGTCCGCGTGGGACGGGACGGCCTCTTGATTCGCAAAGGAGCATCCTCGGGCCTGCTGCTCCCCCAGGTAGCCGAGCGCGAGGGCTGGAGCCCGGATCGCTTCCTGGACGAGACCTGCCGCAAGGCGGGGCTCCCCGCCGGCGCATGGAGGGAGGAGGGCGCATCGGTGGAACGATTCGCCGCCGAGGTCTGGGGGGAGGAGGAATAGGCGATGGAGAAACGCCCGATCGTCACGTTGCTCACCGATTTCGGCGAGGGGTCCTACGTCCCCTCGGTGAAGGGCGTGCTGCTGGGGCTCGCGCCGGAAGCCCGGCTCGTCGACATCAGCCACGACATCGAACCGGGCGCGGCGGGATGCGCCGGTTTCCTTCTCAGCCGAACCGCCCCCTGGTTTCCGCCGGGGACGATTCACTTCGTGGTGGTGGACCCGGGCGTGGGAACGGATAGGCTCGGCCTCATCGTGGAGGCGGACGGCTCGGTCTACGTCGGACCGGACAACGGAGTCCTCGGCCTTGTCATCGAGCGGGCGGAGAGGGTCCGCGCCTTCCGGATCGAGGAGGGGGAATGGACGCCGGACAGGGTATGCCCCACCTTTCACGGCCGGGACATCTTCGCGCCGGTCGCGGGGCGGATCGCCCGCGGGGAACCGATCGGGCAATTCGGCCCGCCGATCGATTCCTCCCGGCTGACCCCCTTCCCGATCCGGCCGCCGCGCCGGGAGGAGAATCGCTTTCTGGGTGAAGTGGTCTGGGTCGATCGCTTCGGCAACCTGATTACGAACCTGGAGAGGTGCGCCGTCGAGGAATGGGCGGGAGACGGTCCCTTCCGCGCCGTGGTGGGCGGAACCTCGATCGACACGCGGGTGCACACCTTCATGGAAGCGGACGCGGGAGACCTGATCGTCCTCCACGGCAGTTGGGAGACCGTGGAGATCGCCGTAGTGACCGGAAACGCCGCCAAGCGTCTCGGCGTCGCGTCCGGCGAACCGGTCCGCCTCGAGAAGATCCATGGCCGGTGAAAGACCCGGCGCGCGGGTGCGCGTGCTCATGGACGCCGTCCCGGAGCACCTCGAACGCTGGCGACGCGGCGACCCGGATCTCGCCCCCCTCTACGCGGGATTCCCGCCCGAGGAGACGCCCCGTCTTCCCGGAAAGGCGGCGACGATCGCGCCCTCCCTCTTCGAGGGGATCGCCCTCCGGAGCGGGGGGGAGAACGCCCCGGAAGGGGCGCGCGCCAACCTTGCACGTATAAACGGTAAAAAGACGAAATTCGTAGCGGCGGGCCATCAGCCCTGCGTCCTTCTGGGGCCTCTCCTCGCTCTCTATAAAATGCTCACCCTGCGGGCGGTCGTCGAGAAGACGCCGAAACCGGACGGCGGCGGGCCGGTCCCCCTCTTCTGGATCGCTTCACACGATGCGGACAGGGGGGAAGCGGAGGGAGCGACCCTGATCGACGCAGGGGGGGACGCGCGGCGCCTGCGCGCCCCCTTCCGGGACGCGCCCGCCCGCGCCCGGCTCGGCGCCCTCCGGATCGATCCCGCGGGGTGGAGGTCGTTCCTCGGAGAGGCCGCGGCGCTGCTTCCCCCCGGACCGCACAAGGACGACCTTTTCGAGCGCCTCCGCGCCGCCGTCCCGGAAGAGACCGGCGCCACGGACCTCTTCGTGAGGACCGCCCGCGCCTTCGTCCCGGAACTCCCCCTTCTCTTCCTGGACGGCCGGGACGCGGAAAGCGTCCCCGAGGGGAGACGCGTGCTGGCCGCCGCCGCCCGCGATCCCCGAGGCGTCCACGCCGCCATCGAGAAAGGGGCGCGTCTCGCCGCGGAGGCGGGGCTTCCGATCCTGCTGCCGGTCGAGCCGGACCGGCCTCCCTTCTTCCTCGTGGAGGACGAGACGCGGATTCCGCTCCGCTTCGACGGCGGTCGGTTCCACCCCGAGGGGGGGAACCCGATGGAGCCGGCGGCGCTCGCGGAGAGGATCGAGGAGGGAACGGTGCGCGCCACACCGGCGGCGGCGCTCCGCCCCGTGCTGCAAGACGCGGTTCTTCCGGTCGCCGCCTACGCCGCCGGCCTCTCGGAACTGATCTACCACGCCGCGCTCGGGCCTCTCTACGCCGCCCTCGGCGTGGAACGCGCGCCGCTCTTTCCGCGGGCCGGCTTTTACCTCCTGCCGGAACGAATCGCGGACCGCCTGGAAAACATCGGCGTCACGCCCGAGGAGATCCTGGCGGGGAGGGAGAAGGCGCCGGATCCGCCGGAACTCGCCGGGAGCGCGAAGCGATTCCGCGAGAGGATCGCCGAGGAGACCGCCGTCTTCCTGGGGGAGGCGGACCGTCTCGCGCCGGGCGCCGTACCGCCGGACGATCCCGCCCGGAACCGCGTCGCCCGCGAGGCGGAACGCGCCGCCGACCGGGTTCTCCGATTCGCGGACCGGGCGGGAGACAACCGGCGGAACCTGATCCACAGGGCGCGCTCGGCCCTCTTACCGGGCGGAAAACCACAGGAGACGGTTCTCTCCCCCATCGGTCCTTTCGCCCGCTTCGGACCCGGCCTGGCGGATCTCCTGACCGGCGCGATCCGCCCGGGCGACGGCGCGCCGCGCCTCGTCGTGCCCGGCGGAGGAGGTCCGATACGATGAACATCGGCATCACCTGCTATCCCAGCGCCGGCGGGTCGGGCGTGGTCGCCACCGAGCTGGGTCTCGCCCTCGCCCGGCGCGGCCACAAGGTCCATTTCATCAGCTACTCCCGCCCCTTCCGTCTCGAACAAGGGGCGAACGTATGCTTCCACAAAGTGCGAACCGTCACCTATCCACTCTTTAAGTATCCTCCCTACGCGCTCGCGCTGGCGGCGCGGATGGCGGAAGTGGCGCGCAACGAGAAGATCGACGTCTTCCATGCGCACTACGCCATTCCCCACGCAACGAGCGCCCTATTGGCGAACGAGATCCTCGCGCCGGAGAGGGTGCGTGTGGTGACCACCCTGCACGGGACCGACATCACCCTGGTGGGGACGGAGCGGAGCTTTCTGGAGATCACCAAGCTGAGCATCGAACGGTCCGACATCGTCACCGCGGTCTCCTGCTTTCTCGCCGGAGAGACGCGGCAGCGACTCGGCGTCCGGCGCCGCATCGACGTGATCCCCAATTTCGTCGATCCCGAAATCTTCCGCGGCGAGAGGGACGAGGAACTCCGGAAAAGCCTGGAGTTGGACGAGGGACCGGTGCTGATGCACATCTCCAACTTCCGGAAGGTAAAAAACACACCCGACGTGGTGCGGCTGTTCGCGCGGGTGCGGGAGTCCACCGGCGGCGTGCTCGTCATGGTCGGCGACGGACCGGAACGGGTCACCTGCCGGATCCTGGCGGAGGAGCTGGGCGTCCGGGACCGTGTTTTCTTCCTCGGCGACAAGATCGAGGTTCGGAAGATCCTTCCTCTGGCGGACGTTCTTCTCCTCCCGAGCACCGTGGAGAGTTTCGGGCTGGTCGCGCTCGAGGCGATGGCCTGCCGCGTCCCCGTGATCGGCTACGACGGCGGCGGCCTCCCGGAGGTGGTCCGCCACGGCGAGGATGGGTTGCTCGCTCCTCTCGGCGACCGGGAAAGAATGATTGAAATGACCATCGACCTGCTCCAGAATGGCCCATGGAGAAAGAAGATGGGCGATCAGGCGCGGGAGAGGGCGGTGGAGGTTTTCGCCACCGATCGGGTCACCCCCCTGTACGAGGAGTTATACCGACGTGTGCTCGCAGACTCGGAAGAGTGATCGGGAGGAGAGACCGCTCGAAGAGGTCATCGATCGGATTCGCCTGGAGGACCCGCGCTATCACGCCGAGGCGTACGAGTTCGTCCTCCTGGCGCTGAACCGGGTCGTGGAATCGCTCGCGGAGCACCGCCACATCAGCGGCGCGGAGCTTTCCGAGGGGATCCGCGGTCTCGCCCTCGAGCTTTACGGACCGATGGCGCGCACCGTCCTGGAACACTGGGGGATTCGCGGGACGATCGATTTCGGCCACATCGTTTTCCATCTGGTGGACCACAAAATCCTTTCCCGGACCGACGAAGACACCCTTCGCGACTTCGACGGCGTTTTCGATTTCGAGAACGCCTTCGCCGTCGATATGGTCTCCGGATCGCGTGGCGCCGAGCGGGAGAGGGGAGAGGAATGATGAAGCGGCGGGAAGGGCGCGAGGAAAGGGGCGCGGTCGGCGAGATGCTCGACTTTCTCGCCTCCAATTCCCCCTACGCGGCGGATGAAACGGAGAAACGAGGACTCTGGTCACCCGCGGCGGACGTCTACGAGCTGGAGGACCGCCTGTACGTGGTTCTGGAGATCGCCGGCATGCGATCCAAGGATTTTCAGATCCGCGTGGAGCAGGGCGCCCTTCTGATCCGCGGAGAGAGGCGCGCCCCCCACGGCGGCAAAGAGAAACGCTTTCATTCCCTGGAGAGGCACACCGGCGCCTTCGAGAAGAGAATCCCCATCCCGGAGGGCTTCGACCGGAACCGCCCCAAATCACGCTACCTGGAGGGTGTTCTGGAGGTTTCCTTCCCCGTGGCGGTGAGGAGCGAGAAGCCGTGACCGCCGCCGCCGAGGTCCCGATCCCGGGCGAGCTTCCCTGGCTCGTCCCGAAGAGGGCCGTCCTCTTTCCCGGCGCCAAGAAAACCCTTCTCCTTCGAAGCGAAGAGGAGATCGCCGCCGTCGACGCCGCGCTCGCCGGCGAACGTTTCCTCGCCCTCTTCCCGCCCGGACCCGAAGGGGAACCGTCGCGGCGAGGCACGGCGGCCCGCATCGAGAGGATGCGCCGCCTCCCCGACGGCGCGGTTCGCGTCGCTCTCGCGGGCGTCGCCCGCGTCGATCGCGCCACGGGCGGGCTCCCGAAAGAAGGGAGGGCCGCGCCGGTCCGCGTAGCCCCCACCCCCGAGACGGACGAGCTGGTCGTCGAGGCGCTCCGCCGAAACTGCCTCGAGTCCTTCCGCCTTCTCCTCCGGAGCCGTCCCGGAGCCGCGGAGGAGACCGCGGAGATCGCCGGGGCGATCCCCGGCGCGGACCGCTTCGCCGACTGGATCGCTTCGCAGCTGAACCTATCACTCCCGGAACAGATCCGCCTGCTCGAGACGGACGGCGCGCGGGAGCGCCTGGAAGAGTTGGCGCGCATCCTCGACCGGGAGGGGAAACTCATCGAGCTGGAGACGCGCATTCAGGAGGAGGTCAGCGCCGCCCTCGGCGAGAAGGAGCGCGAGAACTACCTGCGCGAGCGGATCCGGGCGATCCGGAAAGAGCTGGGCGAAGAGGACGAGCGGGAGACGCAGATCCGGGAGATCCATCGCCGCCTTGCCGCGGTACGCCTACCCGAGGAGGCGCGGCTCTCCTGTCGCGAGGAGATCGCCCGGCTGAAGCGGATCCCCGTCCAGAGCAGCGAATTCACCGTCGCCCGGAATCACATCGACTGGGTCATGGACCTCCCCTGGAACGCCCTGTCCGAGGACCGGATCGACCTGGACGAGGCAAGAGCGCTCCTCGATCGGAACCATGCCGGCCTGGAGAACGTGAAGGACCGGATTCTGGAATACCTGGCCGTGCGCAAGCTGAAGCGGGACGCGCCGTCTCCTCTCCTCTGCTTCGTCGGTCCGCCGGGGACGGGGAAGACCTCCCTCGGCCTCGCCGTGGCGGAGGCGCTGGGACGCCGCGTGGCGAGGCTCTCCCTCGGGGGCGTGACCGACGAGGGGGAGATCCGCGGCCACCGCCGCACCTACTCCGGCGCCCTCCCCGGCCGGATCCTGCAGGAGCTGCGCCGCGTAGGCGTGCGAAACCCGGTCTTCATGCTCGACGAGATCGACAAGGTGGGCCCCCAGTTTTCGGGGGATCCCTCGGCGCCTCTCCTGGAGGTGCTCGATCCGGAACAAAACCGCGGCTTCTCCGATCACTATCTGAGTCTTCCCTTCGATCTCTCGGAGGTCTTTTTCATCACGACCGCCAACAGCACCGACACGATTCCGCCGGGGCTTCTGAACCGGATGGAGATCGTCGAATTCCCCGGCTACGCCACCGCGGAAAAGGTGG from the Candidatus Eisenbacteria bacterium genome contains:
- a CDS encoding SAM-dependent chlorinase/fluorinase produces the protein MEKRPIVTLLTDFGEGSYVPSVKGVLLGLAPEARLVDISHDIEPGAAGCAGFLLSRTAPWFPPGTIHFVVVDPGVGTDRLGLIVEADGSVYVGPDNGVLGLVIERAERVRAFRIEEGEWTPDRVCPTFHGRDIFAPVAGRIARGEPIGQFGPPIDSSRLTPFPIRPPRREENRFLGEVVWVDRFGNLITNLERCAVEEWAGDGPFRAVVGGTSIDTRVHTFMEADAGDLIVLHGSWETVEIAVVTGNAAKRLGVASGEPVRLEKIHGR
- a CDS encoding Hsp20/alpha crystallin family protein codes for the protein MMKRREGREERGAVGEMLDFLASNSPYAADETEKRGLWSPAADVYELEDRLYVVLEIAGMRSKDFQIRVEQGALLIRGERRAPHGGKEKRFHSLERHTGAFEKRIPIPEGFDRNRPKSRYLEGVLEVSFPVAVRSEKP
- the amrB gene encoding AmmeMemoRadiSam system protein B, giving the protein MSDHASLIRETAVAGLFYPSDPNELRETILGYLDGAETEPPAGAVVGLIAPHAGYVYSGPTAGRAYAAVRGRSYRRVVVMAPSHRAVFDGASVWPEGAYRTPLGDAPVDGEGARLLVERGDGLVRALPEVHREEHALEVQIPFLQVALGSFSLVPLILGDRDLEFAKRLAALLADCFGAEDTLYVASSDLSHFHAYDDAVRIDRMLLELVRSGETERLAAALDHGETEACGAGPILTLARASAERFGARPRLLGYANSGDTAGGRREVVGYASFAFVREEER
- the nadB gene encoding L-aspartate oxidase encodes the protein MARGAATESDFLVLGSGIAGLVFALRAARAGRVLILTKKESVETNTNLAQGGIAAVMGPDDSFDLHVRDTLLCGEGLSRPEAVRMIVERGPALLRELVDRGIHFSRKGRGFDLGREGGHSRRRIIHAKDATGREVEHGLLAAVRAERNIRILERHHAIDLIRDGRGEIRGAWSLDHRSGRVRTHLARTTLLATGGAGKVYLYTTNPDIASGEGLGMAYRAGARLANLEFVQFHPTCLYHPKEKSFLISEAVRGEGAVLRALSGDSFMERYHSAGSLAPRDVVARAIDNEMKERGDRHVVLDLSAMTPRRIRNRFPNIHARCLSLGIDITREPIPVVPAAHYMCGGVMTDDTGRTNVPRLFAAGEVAHTGVHGANRLASNSLLEALVYATAAADAASAALDGAPFPRRLPAPPNGRRGPEGRLEILHAWDRVRQLMWDYVGIVRSVDRLKNARRSLTPIHREVEEWFDRFSLSGDLLELRSIALVGSLIVRSALRRRESRGLHYLEDHPEQDPRWRRNTIVYRRKLD
- the amrA gene encoding AmmeMemoRadiSam system protein A, whose translation is MIDEKDRRGLLLVARRAIEEALRGGKHKPSVPEAGPLAESRGAFVTLTRAGRLRGCIGLVVADRPLVEVVAEMAAAAALHDYRFSPVREEEIPELRIEISALTPLEPVRGPEEVRVGRDGLLIRKGASSGLLLPQVAEREGWSPDRFLDETCRKAGLPAGAWREEGASVERFAAEVWGEEE
- the bshC gene encoding bacillithiol biosynthesis BshC, with product MAGERPGARVRVLMDAVPEHLERWRRGDPDLAPLYAGFPPEETPRLPGKAATIAPSLFEGIALRSGGENAPEGARANLARINGKKTKFVAAGHQPCVLLGPLLALYKMLTLRAVVEKTPKPDGGGPVPLFWIASHDADRGEAEGATLIDAGGDARRLRAPFRDAPARARLGALRIDPAGWRSFLGEAAALLPPGPHKDDLFERLRAAVPEETGATDLFVRTARAFVPELPLLFLDGRDAESVPEGRRVLAAAARDPRGVHAAIEKGARLAAEAGLPILLPVEPDRPPFFLVEDETRIPLRFDGGRFHPEGGNPMEPAALAERIEEGTVRATPAAALRPVLQDAVLPVAAYAAGLSELIYHAALGPLYAALGVERAPLFPRAGFYLLPERIADRLENIGVTPEEILAGREKAPDPPELAGSAKRFRERIAEETAVFLGEADRLAPGAVPPDDPARNRVAREAERAADRVLRFADRAGDNRRNLIHRARSALLPGGKPQETVLSPIGPFARFGPGLADLLTGAIRPGDGAPRLVVPGGGGPIR
- the bshA gene encoding N-acetyl-alpha-D-glucosaminyl L-malate synthase BshA translates to MNIGITCYPSAGGSGVVATELGLALARRGHKVHFISYSRPFRLEQGANVCFHKVRTVTYPLFKYPPYALALAARMAEVARNEKIDVFHAHYAIPHATSALLANEILAPERVRVVTTLHGTDITLVGTERSFLEITKLSIERSDIVTAVSCFLAGETRQRLGVRRRIDVIPNFVDPEIFRGERDEELRKSLELDEGPVLMHISNFRKVKNTPDVVRLFARVRESTGGVLVMVGDGPERVTCRILAEELGVRDRVFFLGDKIEVRKILPLADVLLLPSTVESFGLVALEAMACRVPVIGYDGGGLPEVVRHGEDGLLAPLGDRERMIEMTIDLLQNGPWRKKMGDQARERAVEVFATDRVTPLYEELYRRVLADSEE
- the lon gene encoding endopeptidase La; the encoded protein is MTAAAEVPIPGELPWLVPKRAVLFPGAKKTLLLRSEEEIAAVDAALAGERFLALFPPGPEGEPSRRGTAARIERMRRLPDGAVRVALAGVARVDRATGGLPKEGRAAPVRVAPTPETDELVVEALRRNCLESFRLLLRSRPGAAEETAEIAGAIPGADRFADWIASQLNLSLPEQIRLLETDGARERLEELARILDREGKLIELETRIQEEVSAALGEKERENYLRERIRAIRKELGEEDERETQIREIHRRLAAVRLPEEARLSCREEIARLKRIPVQSSEFTVARNHIDWVMDLPWNALSEDRIDLDEARALLDRNHAGLENVKDRILEYLAVRKLKRDAPSPLLCFVGPPGTGKTSLGLAVAEALGRRVARLSLGGVTDEGEIRGHRRTYSGALPGRILQELRRVGVRNPVFMLDEIDKVGPQFSGDPSAPLLEVLDPEQNRGFSDHYLSLPFDLSEVFFITTANSTDTIPPGLLNRMEIVEFPGYATAEKVAIAEKHLIPKQLERHGLAASRLKIRRRAIRRIIDVYAAEAGLRDLERSIAAICRKRAAALLRGEETRVTVGEEDLEGYLGTPQYFPEIKARRPEVGTSTALAWTPAGGQILFIEATILPGRQSLQLTGQLGEVMRESAETSLSYVRSFVDRHGGPPDLLDGRDIHIHVPAGAVSKDGPSAGIAIVVALYSLLSGSPVRHDVAMTGEITLRGRVLPVGGIRQKILGAHRAGIRLVVVPARNEPELREVPEEVLRRLEIVPVEHVDEVFPIACLPKPGRR
- the lpxK gene encoding tetraacyldisaccharide 4'-kinase, with amino-acid sequence MTGRRSPIGGPAGAAGEALFRAAVALRNGLYDGGVLPVRRLPRPVVSVGNLSAGGTGKTPVTMELIRELVGAGRRAALLSRGYGRRDERRPLLVPPGRPPSEGDHLLYGDEPCLYRLRFPDLPILLDRDRVSAGRRAVERHGAEVLLMDDGMQHRRLHRDLEIVVVPGRDPFGGGRLLPRGLLREPPGAIARADLVLVNATVDPDEDLQRALDRHGAPEDRLLFRLEPESIAGPDGADIPIETLRGRAVLAVSGIGDPDRFIRTLEEAGARVAGRLDYPDHHRFRPADYATIRERVERLGAIPVTTEKDAARIDGEERAGCGIHVLRAGVRFLGEGGEIIRARLSALF